A portion of the Enterobacter sp. SA187 genome contains these proteins:
- the ydeE gene encoding efflux MFS transporter YdeE, with product MIPTQTRSTLALLASSLLLTIGRGATLPFMTIYLSRQYGMTVDAVGYALSIALTIGVFFSLGFGILADKFDKKRYMVIAIACFIIGFSAIPLSNNVIVVVALFALINCAYSVFSTVLKAYFSDTLTPSAKAKIFSLNYTVLNIGWTVGPPLGTLLVMQSVNLPFWLAAACAAFPLVFIQLFVQRIPITMRGEESVAWSPSVLLRDKALLWFTLSGFLASFVAGSFATCISQYVMSVADNNFAEKVVAVVLSVNAAMVVSLQYALGRSINARNIQPLMAAGTLFFVVGLAGFMLAGSNLWFWGVASAIFTVGEIIYAPGEYLLIDNIAPAGMKSSYFSAQALGWLGAALNPLATGVILTNLPGWSLFVILMVVIVLAWLMMLLGMRVSPWQDVKEKVAV from the coding sequence ATGATCCCAACACAAACCCGTTCCACCCTCGCACTACTCGCCTCCTCGTTACTGCTGACCATTGGTCGCGGTGCCACGTTGCCCTTTATGACGATCTATCTCAGCCGTCAGTACGGCATGACGGTGGATGCAGTAGGTTATGCCCTGAGTATTGCCCTCACCATCGGCGTCTTTTTCAGCCTCGGTTTTGGTATTCTGGCGGATAAATTCGACAAAAAGCGCTATATGGTGATCGCCATCGCCTGCTTCATTATCGGCTTCTCGGCGATCCCGCTCAGTAATAACGTCATCGTGGTGGTGGCGCTGTTTGCGCTGATCAACTGCGCCTATTCGGTGTTCTCCACCGTGCTGAAGGCCTATTTCTCGGACACCCTGACGCCGTCGGCGAAAGCGAAGATATTCTCCCTCAACTATACGGTGCTGAATATCGGCTGGACCGTGGGGCCGCCCCTCGGCACGCTGCTGGTGATGCAGAGCGTCAACCTGCCGTTCTGGCTGGCGGCAGCCTGCGCCGCCTTCCCGCTGGTGTTTATTCAGCTGTTTGTGCAGCGCATTCCCATCACTATGCGCGGCGAGGAGAGCGTTGCCTGGTCGCCGTCGGTGCTGCTGCGGGATAAGGCGCTGCTGTGGTTCACCCTTTCCGGTTTTCTGGCCTCATTTGTCGCCGGTTCCTTCGCCACCTGTATTTCCCAGTACGTGATGAGCGTGGCGGATAACAATTTCGCCGAGAAAGTGGTGGCGGTGGTGCTGTCGGTGAATGCCGCGATGGTGGTCAGCCTGCAATATGCGCTGGGCCGCAGTATCAACGCCCGCAATATCCAGCCGTTAATGGCCGCCGGGACGCTGTTTTTTGTGGTGGGGCTGGCGGGCTTTATGCTCGCGGGCAGCAATTTGTGGTTCTGGGGCGTAGCCTCGGCGATTTTTACCGTCGGCGAGATTATCTATGCGCCGGGGGAATACCTGTTGATCGATAACATCGCGCCTGCGGGTATGAAATCCAGCTACTTCTCTGCCCAGGCGTTAGGCTGGCTGGGCGCGGCGTTAAACCCACTGGCCACCGGGGTGATCCTGACGAATCTGCCGGGCTGGTCGCTGTTTGTGATCCTGATGGTGGTGATTGTGCTGGCCTGGCTGATGATGCTGCTGGGGATGCGGGTCAGCCCATGGCAGGACGTGAAGGAAAAGGTGGCGGTGTAA
- the eamA gene encoding O-acetylserine/cysteine exporter gives MTRKDSLLALLVVVVWGLNFVVIKLGLHNMPPLMLAGLRFVLVAFPALLVVSRPKIPMRLLFGYGLTISFGQFAFLFCAINFGMPAGLASLVLQAQAFFTIILGACVFGERLQAKQVIGITLAVFGVLVLAQASLNGQHVALLGFLLTLAAALSWACGNIFNKMIMQLPVRPSVMSLVVWSALIPIVPFMVASLIFDGPAVMVQSLVNIDLVTVFSLLYLAFVATIIGYGIWGTLLGRYETWRVAPLSLLVPVFGMGSAALLLGETLTLLQLVGAALIMAGLYINIFGVRFRKALPVR, from the coding sequence ATGACGCGTAAAGATAGTCTGCTGGCGTTGCTGGTCGTGGTGGTGTGGGGACTGAATTTCGTCGTCATCAAACTTGGACTGCACAATATGCCCCCGCTGATGCTGGCGGGATTACGATTCGTGCTGGTGGCCTTTCCGGCGTTGCTGGTGGTGTCACGGCCAAAAATCCCGATGCGTCTGCTGTTCGGCTACGGGCTGACCATCAGCTTCGGGCAGTTTGCCTTTCTGTTCTGCGCCATTAACTTCGGGATGCCCGCCGGGCTGGCGTCGCTGGTGCTGCAGGCGCAGGCGTTCTTTACCATCATTCTCGGCGCCTGCGTGTTCGGCGAGCGCTTACAGGCGAAGCAGGTGATCGGCATTACGCTGGCGGTGTTCGGCGTGCTGGTGCTGGCGCAGGCGAGCCTCAACGGTCAGCATGTGGCGCTGCTTGGCTTTCTGCTGACGCTGGCGGCGGCGCTGAGCTGGGCCTGCGGCAATATTTTCAACAAGATGATCATGCAGCTGCCGGTGCGCCCGTCGGTGATGTCGCTGGTGGTGTGGAGCGCGCTGATCCCCATCGTGCCCTTTATGGTGGCGTCGCTGATTTTCGACGGTCCGGCTGTGATGGTACAAAGCCTGGTGAATATCGATCTCGTCACCGTCTTTTCGCTGCTCTATCTGGCCTTTGTGGCGACCATTATCGGCTACGGCATCTGGGGTACGCTGCTCGGGCGCTATGAAACCTGGCGTGTTGCGCCGCTGTCTTTGCTGGTGCCGGTGTTCGGTATGGGCAGCGCGGCGTTATTGCTGGGTGAAACCCTGACGCTGTTACAGCTGGTCGGGGCGGCGCTGATTATGGCGGGGCTGTATATCAATATCTTTGGCGTGCGTTTCCGTAAAGCGCTGCCGGTCAGATAA
- the marB gene encoding multiple antibiotic resistance protein MarB, with the protein MKIIVSAALTALMLVSAQSYAEQSRHPAAPSDRDAMIMPSAHDQSPFDFNHMGTGSDKSDELGVPYYNRHG; encoded by the coding sequence ATGAAAATTATCGTCTCCGCCGCCCTCACCGCTCTGATGCTGGTAAGCGCCCAGAGCTATGCGGAGCAGTCCCGTCATCCTGCCGCGCCCAGTGACCGCGACGCGATGATCATGCCGTCGGCCCACGACCAGTCGCCTTTCGACTTTAATCATATGGGAACCGGCAGCGACAAATCCGACGAATTAGGCGTGCCTTATTACAACCGGCACGGCTAA
- the marA gene encoding MDR efflux pump AcrAB transcriptional activator MarA gives MSRRNNDAITIHSILDWIEDNLESPLSLEKVSERSGYSKWHLQRMFKKETGHSLGQYIRSRKLTEIAQKLKQSNEPILYLAERYGFESQQTLTRTFKNYFDVPPHKYRTTGMHGETRYLLPINHCN, from the coding sequence ATGTCCAGACGCAATAATGACGCGATCACTATTCATAGCATTTTGGACTGGATTGAAGATAACCTGGAATCCCCGCTGTCGCTGGAGAAGGTTTCCGAGCGTTCAGGTTACTCGAAGTGGCACCTGCAACGGATGTTCAAAAAAGAAACTGGCCATTCATTAGGTCAATACATCCGCAGCCGCAAACTTACTGAAATTGCGCAAAAGCTCAAGCAGAGCAACGAGCCAATCCTCTATCTGGCCGAGCGTTATGGCTTTGAGTCACAGCAGACGCTGACGCGCACTTTCAAGAACTACTTTGACGTGCCGCCGCACAAATACCGTACCACCGGTATGCACGGCGAAACCCGGTATCTGCTGCCTATTAATCACTGTAATTGA
- the marR gene encoding multiple antibiotic resistance transcriptional regulator MarR, which translates to MNNTSDLFNEIIPLGRLIHMVNQKKDRLLNDYLSPLDITATQFKVLCSIRCAGCITPVELKKVLSVDLGALTRMLDRLVCKDWIERTPNPHDKRGVLIRLTTDGAALCERGHQLLGQDLHQELTKNLTADEVATLEYLLKKVLP; encoded by the coding sequence GTGAATAACACAAGTGACTTGTTTAACGAAATCATCCCACTTGGCCGTCTTATTCATATGGTTAACCAGAAAAAAGATCGCCTGCTTAACGATTACCTGTCGCCGCTGGATATTACCGCGACGCAGTTTAAAGTGCTTTGTTCAATTCGCTGCGCCGGCTGCATTACGCCGGTGGAACTGAAAAAAGTGCTTTCTGTCGATCTGGGCGCCCTGACCCGCATGCTGGATCGTCTGGTATGCAAAGACTGGATCGAACGTACGCCAAACCCGCACGATAAGCGCGGCGTACTGATTCGGTTGACCACCGATGGCGCGGCGCTGTGCGAGCGCGGCCATCAGTTATTAGGACAAGACCTGCATCAGGAACTAACAAAAAACTTAACGGCAGACGAAGTGGCAACTCTTGAGTATTTACTCAAAAAAGTACTGCCGTAA
- a CDS encoding MarC family NAAT transporter gives MLDLIRAIGLGLVVLLPLANPLTTVALFLGLAGNMNNAQRNEQARMASLYVFIIMMVAYYAGQLVMNTFGISIPGLRIAGGLIVAFIGFRMLFPQQKAHETPEAKTKSEELEDAPDTNIAFVPLAMPSTAGPGTIAMIISSASTVRHSSEFPEWVITVAPPLIFALVGLILWGSLRSSGAIMRLVGKGGIEAISRLMGFLLVCMGVQFIINGVLEIITTYH, from the coding sequence ATGCTGGATCTTATTCGGGCGATTGGCCTCGGACTGGTGGTTTTACTGCCGCTGGCGAATCCCTTAACCACGGTTGCGCTCTTTCTCGGCCTTGCCGGGAACATGAACAACGCCCAGCGCAACGAACAGGCGCGCATGGCCTCGTTGTATGTCTTTATCATCATGATGGTGGCGTACTACGCCGGGCAGCTGGTGATGAACACCTTTGGTATTTCGATACCCGGTCTGCGAATTGCGGGCGGGCTGATCGTCGCCTTTATCGGCTTCCGTATGCTGTTCCCGCAGCAGAAAGCCCATGAAACGCCGGAGGCGAAAACCAAATCTGAAGAGCTGGAGGATGCGCCGGACACCAATATCGCCTTTGTCCCGCTGGCAATGCCCAGCACCGCCGGGCCAGGAACCATCGCGATGATCATCAGTTCCGCCTCAACTGTGCGCCACTCCAGCGAGTTTCCGGAATGGGTGATCACCGTCGCGCCGCCGCTGATTTTTGCGCTGGTGGGGCTGATTTTGTGGGGCAGCCTGCGCAGTTCCGGGGCGATCATGCGGCTGGTGGGCAAAGGCGGTATCGAAGCGATTTCACGTCTGATGGGCTTTTTGCTGGTCTGTATGGGGGTGCAGTTCATCATTAATGGCGTGCTGGAAATCATCACCACTTACCATTAA